In Parus major isolate Abel chromosome 1, Parus_major1.1, whole genome shotgun sequence, the following proteins share a genomic window:
- the NYX gene encoding nyctalopin isoform X2 — protein MFAIILNVILWVPQVHGVWACVRSCPPSCVCTPERSCSVLCDRAGLGQIPSEFPCEASSINLDKNSIKFLSERAFGTLPSLKSLSLNHNNISFITPGAFKGLPSLTELKMAHNEYIRYLHTRTFTALRRLVRLDLADCNLFNIPDRIFIELPALQELFCFQNNFRRIPGAIRGMENLTHVYLERNRIEAVAYNSLQGLTKLKYLNLQDNKINVIHERAFQGCQRMEYLYLNDNLISELPENSFDGLRRLKMLNLGGNFLRNISNTWFRDLGELEFLYLDRNRISYIEEGAFENLTSLVALHLNSNNLTTLPFSVFEPVYFLGRLYLFRNPWECDCRIEWLKEWMENYRLVRDIPCASPSSVAGIDLTDVLFERSPEGYCLDPVELNITSEGPAPSQEPWSTTESKFNSLISKLLLQMGLPEEVANATEVYSNTTQPDGQTEGVSSGMGEERTKADSSSLYLPALFTVIVLLCK, from the exons ATGTTTGCCATCATCCTAAATG TGATCCTTTGGGTCCCACAGGTCCATGGGGTGTGGGCCTGTGTGcgctcctgccctcccagctgtgtgtgcacGCCGGAGAGGAGCTGCTCCGTGCTCTGTGAccgtgctgggctggggcagatCCCCAGCGAGTTCCCCTGCGAAGCCTCTTCCATCAACCTGGATAAAAATAGCATCAAGTTCCTGTCCGAGAGGGCCTTTGGGACACTGCCTTCCCTCAAGTCCCTGTCTCTCAACCACAACAACATCTCCTTCATCACTCCAGGGGCGTTCAAGGGGCTGCCCAGCCTGACGGAGCTGAAGATGGCCCACAACGAGTACATTCGCTATCTCCACACTCGCACCTTCACCGCGCTCCGGCGCCTTGTGAGGCTGGACCTGGCTGACTGCAACCTCTTCAACATCCCAGACAGGATCTTCATcgagctgcctgctctgcaggagctgttctgCTTCCAGAACAACTTCCGAAGGATCCCAGGTGCCATCAGGGGCATGGAGAACTTGACCCATGTGTACCTGGAGAGAAATAGGATCGAAGCGGTGGCCTATAACTCCCTGCAGGGCCTGACTAAGCTGAAATACCTGAATCTGCAGGACAACAAGATAAATGTCATCCATGAGCGAGCTTTTCAGGGCTGTCAGAGGATGGAGTACCTGTACCTGAATGACAACTTGATCAGTGAGCTTCCAGAAAACTCCTTTGATGGCCTGAGGCGCCTGAAGATGCTCAACCTGGGGGGGAATTTTCTCAGGAACATTTCCAACACCTGGTTCCGGGACTTGGGGGAGCTGGAGTTCCTCTACCTGGACCGCAACAGGATCAGCTACATCGAGGAAGGGGCTTTTGAGAACCTCACCAGCCTGGTGGCGCTGCACTTGAACAGCAACAACCTGACCACGCTGCCCTTCTCGGTGTTCGAGCCCGTGTACTTCCTGGGGCGCCTGTACCTCTTCCGCAACCCCTGGGAGTGCGACTGCCGCATCGAGTGGCTCAAGGAGTGGATGGAGAACTACAGGCTCGTCAGGGATATTCCGTGTGCCTCCCCCTCCTCCGTGGCTGGCATTGATCTGACGGACGTGCTCTTCGAGAGGTCTCCCGAGGGTTACTGCCTCGACCCGGTGGAGCTGAACATCACGTCCGAGGGGCCGGCCCCGAGCCAGGAGCCTTGGTCCACCACAGAGAGCAAGTTCAACAGCCTTATCTCCAAACTCTTGCTCCAGATGGGCCTTCCCGAAGAGGTGGCAAATGCCACTGAGGTGTACAGTAACACCACGCAGCCAGACGGACAGACTGAAGGGGTTTCTTCTGGCATGGGGGAAGAAAGAACCAAGGCTGACTCCTCCTCCTTGTACCTCCCAGCACTTTTTACAGTGATTGTTCTGCTGTGCAAATAA
- the NYX gene encoding nyctalopin isoform X1 gives MLLDPSSLLARPEMPENNQVILWVPQVHGVWACVRSCPPSCVCTPERSCSVLCDRAGLGQIPSEFPCEASSINLDKNSIKFLSERAFGTLPSLKSLSLNHNNISFITPGAFKGLPSLTELKMAHNEYIRYLHTRTFTALRRLVRLDLADCNLFNIPDRIFIELPALQELFCFQNNFRRIPGAIRGMENLTHVYLERNRIEAVAYNSLQGLTKLKYLNLQDNKINVIHERAFQGCQRMEYLYLNDNLISELPENSFDGLRRLKMLNLGGNFLRNISNTWFRDLGELEFLYLDRNRISYIEEGAFENLTSLVALHLNSNNLTTLPFSVFEPVYFLGRLYLFRNPWECDCRIEWLKEWMENYRLVRDIPCASPSSVAGIDLTDVLFERSPEGYCLDPVELNITSEGPAPSQEPWSTTESKFNSLISKLLLQMGLPEEVANATEVYSNTTQPDGQTEGVSSGMGEERTKADSSSLYLPALFTVIVLLCK, from the exons ATGCTTTTAGATCCCTCAAGTTTGCTTGCCAGACCTGAAATGCCTGAAAATAATCAAG TGATCCTTTGGGTCCCACAGGTCCATGGGGTGTGGGCCTGTGTGcgctcctgccctcccagctgtgtgtgcacGCCGGAGAGGAGCTGCTCCGTGCTCTGTGAccgtgctgggctggggcagatCCCCAGCGAGTTCCCCTGCGAAGCCTCTTCCATCAACCTGGATAAAAATAGCATCAAGTTCCTGTCCGAGAGGGCCTTTGGGACACTGCCTTCCCTCAAGTCCCTGTCTCTCAACCACAACAACATCTCCTTCATCACTCCAGGGGCGTTCAAGGGGCTGCCCAGCCTGACGGAGCTGAAGATGGCCCACAACGAGTACATTCGCTATCTCCACACTCGCACCTTCACCGCGCTCCGGCGCCTTGTGAGGCTGGACCTGGCTGACTGCAACCTCTTCAACATCCCAGACAGGATCTTCATcgagctgcctgctctgcaggagctgttctgCTTCCAGAACAACTTCCGAAGGATCCCAGGTGCCATCAGGGGCATGGAGAACTTGACCCATGTGTACCTGGAGAGAAATAGGATCGAAGCGGTGGCCTATAACTCCCTGCAGGGCCTGACTAAGCTGAAATACCTGAATCTGCAGGACAACAAGATAAATGTCATCCATGAGCGAGCTTTTCAGGGCTGTCAGAGGATGGAGTACCTGTACCTGAATGACAACTTGATCAGTGAGCTTCCAGAAAACTCCTTTGATGGCCTGAGGCGCCTGAAGATGCTCAACCTGGGGGGGAATTTTCTCAGGAACATTTCCAACACCTGGTTCCGGGACTTGGGGGAGCTGGAGTTCCTCTACCTGGACCGCAACAGGATCAGCTACATCGAGGAAGGGGCTTTTGAGAACCTCACCAGCCTGGTGGCGCTGCACTTGAACAGCAACAACCTGACCACGCTGCCCTTCTCGGTGTTCGAGCCCGTGTACTTCCTGGGGCGCCTGTACCTCTTCCGCAACCCCTGGGAGTGCGACTGCCGCATCGAGTGGCTCAAGGAGTGGATGGAGAACTACAGGCTCGTCAGGGATATTCCGTGTGCCTCCCCCTCCTCCGTGGCTGGCATTGATCTGACGGACGTGCTCTTCGAGAGGTCTCCCGAGGGTTACTGCCTCGACCCGGTGGAGCTGAACATCACGTCCGAGGGGCCGGCCCCGAGCCAGGAGCCTTGGTCCACCACAGAGAGCAAGTTCAACAGCCTTATCTCCAAACTCTTGCTCCAGATGGGCCTTCCCGAAGAGGTGGCAAATGCCACTGAGGTGTACAGTAACACCACGCAGCCAGACGGACAGACTGAAGGGGTTTCTTCTGGCATGGGGGAAGAAAGAACCAAGGCTGACTCCTCCTCCTTGTACCTCCCAGCACTTTTTACAGTGATTGTTCTGCTGTGCAAATAA